The Lactuca sativa cultivar Salinas chromosome 2, Lsat_Salinas_v11, whole genome shotgun sequence genome includes the window tcaagaacagggactttaatgcactctagaccttctccattccagatctgaggtagcaacctcggatctaacctccaaactcaaaatatcacaagctatgctttccaaaaactccaaaatgatgaatctagatgaataacaaCCCAAgaaacgaaataatacctcaaaagaaagctccaacagaagagaaatccaaatccttgcaaagctccttgctccaagcctcttaactctccgAGATCTCTTCCACAAACACtcctccaaggttcaaatgctctcaaacCACTCATAAACgcgcattagggttttctggacttcgagggagagtaaggaggctggggagagggtataatgtcctttatatagggctcatccccagaaattagggttttctccacacagcaccaactcgccgagtccagccgccgactcgccgagttggccacttaacacgcgaccagaatcgcgaccctactcgccgagttgcccattCATATTTTcgctttgaaccctgaacttgcactcctgaactcgggatgttacattatcaTTTTTTACTctattatgatattttgatgcaaaattgattttaataTCTTATTATGATGTAAGTCCAATTCATGTTGAAATTTTGGCTCGACCTTGGATAAGGATTCATGTGAAAAAAGAGTGgacgaaaaaaagaaaaaatataaataggtaaataattaatatattaaactatatttttttttatttaacttatttaGTCGATATGTCTTAAACATCATAAGATGCACATATTAGGTGTTTAAGTCGTTATACATATTAAGTAACAAAAACAAGCCTTTATTTTGATCATGTTAGCCTCTCTGTTCTGTTATTGCTATTAGGGGTATTATAGTAATTTAATTATTGATTAGTTAGCAGTCGTTATTTTGATAGAGTAGTTTGTATATGTAGTTATTGTTATCTTCTTTGTAATCAGTTAATTAATACAATGAAGATTGAAAATCATttcttctctctcaagttcttAATTGTTTACATGGTATCAGATTAACGATCCAATCTTCAATTTCTTTCCGCATTTATCTACAATCATTCTTCTTTTCACTCTATTTCATCTTCaatcgattttttttttaaattgattgtTTCAATCATGTCAGGAGAATCCACAATTGACTTAATTtctgtttctaatccattttacCTTGGATCCTTTGATAATCCAAGTAATGTTCTTGTCACTAATGTCTCTAATGGCGTTGGTTTCAACGCATGGAAACGAGCAATGATTATGGCTATGTCTGCAAAGAACAAGCTAGGTCTTGTTGATGGCTCGATTTCTTAACATGCGTCTAATTCTCGTACTTATCCTACTTGGTTTCGTGCAAATTCCATGGTTATAAGCTGAATTTTAAATTCACTTCACAAAAATATCGCAGATAGCATTCTTTTTCTTCAAACTACATCTCATATCTGGAGTGaattgaatcaatgttattaacATTCCAGTGGAGCATTGATTTACCAGATTCAACAATAACTATATTCAATGTCTCAAGACTCAGATGATTTTCCTACTTACTTCACCAAGCTTATGAAGATATGGGATGAGTTACGTGTGATACAAGATCTTCCAACATGTTCATGTAGTGCAACAACTGTTCTTAATAAGTTTCTTGAAGATCAAAAGCTTATTCAGCTTCTAATGGGGCTTAATGACTTATATAAAATCATATGAGGTCAGATTCTTATGATGAAACCCTTGCCTACGTTGTCTACTGCTTATGCCTTACTCATTCAAGAAGAACATCAAAGAGAAATCAATGTATCTCCTGCCTTTAACAGTGATGCAATTGCTATGAATGTCTCTACTAATTCCAATTCCCAGTCTTCTAAGAATAATCTCACCTGTTACCCACTGCAAGAAGACAGGTCATACAAAGTCCCAATGCTATAGGCTTGTTGGATTTCCCTCCACATTCAAGTTCACAAAAGGAAGAAAATATGAGTCTTCCGCTGTTCATAATGTTAGTTCCACATCTAACATCAATTTTTCTCCTGAGCAATATCAACAACTTCTTCAACTCCTGAATACAACATCAATCAACAACAATTCTTCGTCATCTCAGGTCAATTATGTCGTTACTGAAGGATCTCTTAATCCTAATGGTACATCCTTTTCTTTTGAACATTTTGTGCAAATGCTTATAAGTCCTTGCATCTTCTTCAAACACATAGTTCTTGGATTATAGATTCAGGAGCCACtgaccacatttgttctaatcaATATTTCTTTGTTTCTCTCACAAAACTTATTCGGCCTCAATCTCTCGTGCTTCCTAATGGTCAGGGCACTTTTATCAATTACATTGGTGATGTTGAAATTCATGATTCCATAACACTTCATGGAGTTTTATATGTTCCTGAATTCAAGTATAACCTTGTGTCTATTCCTAAGCTCACTTCTCATCTTAAGACTTTTGCAATTTTCACTAATGAAAATTGTCTTCTGCAGGAACCTTGCTTGAAAAGTAATTTTGCTCTTGGCATACTTGGAAAAAGAATCAATGATCTATATGTGTTTGAACATCATCAACTTAAGCAGTCTTTAGTTTATAATTTCTCTGTTTTTCTTTCTTCTTTGTCTTGTCAAACGTCTGTAttcactcttttttttttaatgttcaaACAATGTTGTGGCATAATAGACTATGTCatgttcctttagccaaactgAAAGAACTTTCTCTTGTTTCTTCAAAATATAATGACATGAATATTGATTCGTGTCTTGTTTGTGCTAAATCTAAACAACACAAATTACCATTTCCTATCATTGATACTATATCCAAAAATCCTTTTGACTTGATCCATGTTGATGTTTGGGGACCTTATAAACATGCTACATATGATGGTTTTAAGTATTTTATCACCATTGTTGATGATCACAGTAGGCATACATGGGTACACTTGATGTCACATAAACATTATGCCTTGCATCTTATCAAATCTTTTGTAAAGATGGTCAAGACACAATTTCATACAATGGTCAAAGTTATCAGAACTGATAATGCTATGGAGTTGGGATTAAGTTCAGAAGGCATTTCATTTTTTCAAGATAATGGTATTTTACATTAGAAATCTACTCCCTACAATCCTCAACGAAATGGAGTTGTTGAGAGAAAACATCAACACATTTTAGCCACCTCCAGAGCTCTTTATTTTCAGTCATGAAATTGGTATTGCTTACTGGGGTCATTGTGTCAAGAATGCAATTCATTTAATCAATAAAATGCCTTCCAAAGTTCTAGATGGTCAAATTCCTTTTCAAAATTTGCATAAAGAACAACCTTCATTTGATAAACTAAGAAGTTTTGGTTGTTTGTGTTATGTTTCACCATTACCTTAAGGAAGAGATAAATTCATGCCACGTGCCAATCCATGCATTTTGATTGGTTATCCTCCTGTTCAAAAGGCATACAAAGTTTTATATTTGGTAACCAAATCTATTTCGATTTCAAGAGATGTCAAATTCTTTGAGAATAATTTCTCATTACACTCATCAGATCGTTCTATATCATTTCCTGACCCAAATTCTTTCATTCTCATTCCTATTTCTGATCTTGTTCTTCAAAATCCCGATTTTACCCTTGATCCCAATTTTGTCCCGGTTTTGATAATAATGTTTCTCCAGCTACTTCTTCCTTACCTGATTCACCTGTTCAAGAACTCTTATTAAGGAGAACAACCAGAATATCTCAGCCACATATTCATCTTCAATATTGTATTTGTAATTTTGTTGTTACAGATGCATCTTCTTCTTGTTCTCACACTCTCACCAATTTATGTATTAGTCTTTATTCCTAGATTCAAAGTGTTTCTTTAGCCGTTACCAAAACCTCATCTCATTTTCCACACATGGAAATTGAACTTGCTTTTTATCATGAAGCTAAAGGTAAGCCTCAGTAGGAAGAAGCTATGAGAAAATAGTTACTAGCTTTAAATGAAAATCACACCTGGGAAATTGTAAAACTGCCAAAAGGGAAGAAACCAATTGCTTGCAAATGGGTATTCAAAATCAAATACAAAGCAGATGGTATTGTAGAAAGACATACAACGAGGCTAGCAgcaaagggttttactcaaaaaCAGGGGATAGGCTACAataaaaccttttcaccagttgtAAAGTTCACCAGTGTTAGATGCATGGTTTCTATAGTCATGAAAAGGGGTTGGAATGTACATCAATTTGATGTAAATAATGCATTTCTGCATGGGGATCTTTATGAAGAAGTCTACATGAGGCCTCCACCCGATCTTTCTCTTTCCTCTTCTTCACTTGTTTGCAAACTTAAAAAATCATTGTATGGTTTAAAGCAAGCATCAAGACAGTGGTATGATAAGCTTTCCTTTACTCTTGTTCTTAAAGGATATCACAGGTCATCAAATGATTATTCACTTTTCATAAAGAAAACTCCTAACAACATAGTCATTGTTGCcatatatgttgatgatatattggtcacAGGAGACGATGACATAGAGATTAAATCGCTCAAGGATTCACTTCATAATCAATTTCAAATCAATGATTTGGGTTACATTCATTATTTTTTGGGCATAAAGTTTAATACAATTGCAAACGGAATGGTGATTAATCAACAAAAGTACGTCAACGAAATTCTTTCTACTTATTAAATGCAAGAACAATATATCACTACCACTCCTTTACAACCGAAACTTCATTTATTGCCTTTAATGGAAGAACCTATGCCAGATCCTACTATATACAGACAACTCATTGCgaaatttaattttattcttCATACGCGACTAGATTTGGCATCCTCAATTCATTATTTGAGTCAATTTAGCCAAACTCCATGTCAAGCTCATTACAATGCTGCCATGCATGTATACAATATCTTAAAGGCACTATAACACTAGggttatttttcaataaaaatccTTTTTTTAACATTGAAGATTTCTATGATTCTGATTGGGCATCATGCCCAATCACAAGAAGAAGTGTTAGTGGTTTCTTTATTCTTTTTGGGGATACTCCTATTTCATGGAAGTCAAATAATCAAGTTAGTGTCTCCTTATCAtctgctgaagcagaatacaggTCTATGAGGCGCGTGTGTGTAGAATCAGTGTGGCTAATCCGTCTCTTATCTGAATTACAAGTGGACAATATTACCCCTATTCCTCTCAAGTGTGATAATCAAGCTGCCATTTACATTGCAGCTAATCCTATATACCATGAAAGAACAAAACATATTGAACTCGACTACCATTTTGTTCGAGAGAAGCTTCAAGCTAGTATGATTTCTTTGTTTCATGTTTCTACTCAACAACAgttggctgatgtctttaccaaaccTCTCTATGGACCAATACATCAAGATGCAACAAACAAACTTGGGTTACTTCCATACCCACTAATtggagggggggggggttagTTTCTCTGTTATGTTATTGTTGTTAGGGGTATTATAGTAATTTAATTACTAATTAGTTAGCAATCCTTATTTTGATAGagtagtctatatatatatatatatatatatatatatatatatatatatatatatatatatatatatatattatatagtcCTTGTTATCTTCTTTGTAATCAGTTAATCAATACAATGAAGATTGAAAATCATttcttctctctcaagttcttAATTGTTTACAAATCATTCTAACTTTCGGTTTCTTATATTTTCAGGTTCAATTCAGTTTGTCGGGTCCGATTTCAACTTTTTTCATACACTTAATGATAAACTAATAACACCTTTAATTGCTGATTCTTGAAAAAATTATTTCGAAACAAGAAATGTATAACGATAAGTAAATTTAACATACATTTTGTCAAAGGAAATAAGGAAGCATGATATTTTATGGGGTCAAACGTCAAAGAATAATAATCTGGGCTAAGCAACCTTGAAAGTTGAAACCCAACCATCTTCAAGCCCACAAAATTACATCCAAAGCCCTAACTTTGCTCCCGAATAATCCACATCTATAAAAGTATAAATCATCGTCTCGTATGAGATCTAGGGTTTTATTTTTTCTTATCAGTGCAGGCGGTCGGTAAGTTTCTGCTCAAGGAAAATGGTGAAGGGTCGTCAAGGGGAAAGAGTCAGGTATAATGCTATTCTTTTCTGTGAACCCTAGTCTCCTAATCACATTCAAAATCTGTTCGGAACATATTCGCTTACTTATCATTTTCAATTTCAGACTCTACACCAGAGGAACGATTCTGGGCTACAAGAGGTAAAGTAAAGTTCATCTTCTAAATAATATCGATAAGATTGTTCAATGAAATTGTTATTGAAATCGTAAGTTTGTTGACTTTTTCTCATGTTTTGGTTCAGGTCGAAGTCGAACCAGTACCCAAATACATCGTTGGTTCAAATTGAAGGAGTTAACACGAAAGAGGAGGTAGGATGGTATCAAGGGAAACGCATGGCGTACGTGTACAAGGCAAAGGTGAAGAAGAACGGATCACATTACAGATGCATTTGGGGAAAGGTTACTAGGCCTCATGGTAACACTGGTATTGTGCGTGCTAAGTTCACGTCTAATCTTCCTCCCAAATCCATGGTAATTCACACTTATAAATCAGAAATGAAACATATTTACAGCATTTTAAATGATTTCTGGTGTCAGAATTTGATAAATGCTTGTCTCTTTCGTTTTGCAGGGATCTAGGGTTAGAGTGTTTATGTACCCAAGCAATATTTAAGGTATTTTATGCTTTTTCTTCTTCATTCTGCTTTTACTTGTTAGAAATATGTTATTCAATTGATTGTTTATGAATCGAGGGGATGAAAACCTGTAAATTAAGTCTTCTATTCATCATTTTGCTACATTCTAGCTAGTTGATTCTCTTGTCTAGTAAGCTGACAAATAGAAATAAGTTGACCCACAATCATTTTAGGTTTATAAATCATTATCCCCTTTAAACATATGATTCCTTAGACATGTATGTGTATGATCTCTATGCATACACAAAAATGTCAACCAACACAATTGATAGAACATTTGCACATGCTGAATATATTGATAAGTTGTAGCTACTACAGTGTGTAGTATCTCTATGAAATGTTGTTGCCAATAGAGAGGTTGTTATATTCTTGATTTGCAACTACAATGCTTGCTTGAAGTTTTACTTGATTGTGATTCCTTGTAATCTCTTTGTGCTTGCAGGTTTATTCAACATTGGTATGAGGATGTTGCTGCTTTTATTTTCATTGTTCTTGTAGTAGTTTTTTGATGGTTTGTGATGGaagcttttatttttttatatggaAAAACATGTCTAGAGCATTACAATGCCTTCTACCTTTTCTTAAAGATTGCGAGACTACATGTTCAAATGAATTTCATCATTATATACAATGCATGTAATGATCAAATTCTAATAGGATCTAGTTTTGGACCAAGGTAAAATTGTTTAAATCAAGTTGAAGTTTGATGGTTTTCACTCGCAAGAGCCTACCAAATTGAAATAATTGTTATATTGATATCATTTTTCAATTCTATATCTACTATACAAACGACAACAAAACTTGatacataaaaaaaacaaatatttgtTAACAATTATAAAATCATTGTATAAGATTACTACTCATGATGAATTGAAGCTCTGTCTTTATTAAGCCATCATTGATGTTTGGCATAGAGCTCGATGGATGAATTGTTTAAGCTTTGATTTTGTGTTGAAAGGAATAATTATTAAGGCTATGTGTTGGATCTATGAACTTATATTTGATATTACCTTCGCTTTGGATTTATAAATTGATATTTGAGATCAGCTTTACACCGTAGGAAATACTAAAGAGTTTACAATTTATACAATAATCTTTGGGAAGCTACATCCGATCCTATAGTATAATCCTAGGTACAATCTTGCTACAATGATGGCTCAAACTAATGATTACTGTCATTATCTATTATTGTTATTGTTGcaaaataatttaataattacCAACACCAAGGTTTTATATAAAGGTTTCATAAAAATGGAATGGTAATTATATTTCCATGTTAACAAGATGCTTGGGTTGATAGTTTTATTCTAATTTTCTTAGAAATAAAATCTTGATGTTTGATTGTTTTTTTTCTCCCAAAAATAAAGTTTTCTTAAAACATATTGGCACGACCTAATAATGTTGTGACCGTGTTAACTGAATTAATGAAGACCATGCCATCTCTTAGACCGCCTATTGTGATTGAAGGGTGCCTCTTTGATACATAATGTCATTAATGTGTTGTTTAAGTATGATGGTAATATAGTAAGAGAACATGACTCGTTGTGAAGGAGAACATCACATGGGAATGCATGACTGAAAGGGAGCTATTATCGTTTTCGTTTCTTTGATGAGCCCATGTTATGATGAAACGTTTGTAGGAGACCAACATTGGGTCATACATTAATATGGTTGTCACTTAGGCTATATGATCATGGGGACCTTACAAGTATAATTTGATTGTGGCATGTTTTTGTACACTTGTATGTGTGGTTTGCAACTTTATATACATGcaagtatataactatacaatatgtataaatcatgtatacattAAGTATTAATGTAACTATAAAAGAAGCTTATGAGTTTTTGATAAGAAGTCAAAATGACTACAAGAATAAAAATCGAGTATAGTGATTCTTATTTATGAAAATAAAGATGATGCACAAGCTTGTGGGAACTATAGATGTATTAAGTTAGTCACAGCCTAAAACTATAGGAGTGAGTACTATAGGCAAAGTTAAAAAAGCATCATGATTGTTTCATAAAACCAATTCGGTTTCATGTCTGTGAGGTCAACAATCAATAACTGATGCGGTCCATCTCCTTAGACATATTTGGGAGAAATATAGAGAAAGAAGTATGGATCTTCATATGTTGTTTATCAACTTGGAAAAAGGCATATGATAGTGTATATCAAGAGACGATTTACTAGACCTTAGAAACTAGAGAGGACCCGGGGAGATATGACATGGATATACGCGATATATATTGTAGGCTAAGACTTGGGTTCGTATCCCAGTCGGTTTAGTGACATAAAGTCCTTTTTAGTTAAAATTGGGCTCCATTAGAGTTCGACCGTCATTTTTTCCATGTTCTTGTTTTATTGTTCATATTGTGTTTCCTTGTTTGCCTTATTTAGCATGTTTTCGCATTCATATGCTCGTTCCATGTTTTTCTCATGTGCTAAAAACTAAACCAACAAATCTATCACAACATCAACAGATCTTTTATTAATAAGATCCAGTTGGTTTTCAGGAACTTACAAACCAAAACCTCACTACATAACACTCACCCTCGAACAAAATAGACTACAAGAACAGATTACAAAGTTTTCCATCTAAAACATTCAATCAGAACAAACGAGACAAGATtcaactaaaaccctaatctgaagAAGACGAAGATGAGACAACGAAGAGACTTGATCAACTCGATTAAGTGTTTGCTAATCTGAACACTAACCATATATATACATCCGGTTCAACCCATTAACCATACCCGTAATATATAGATCTGCGCATGCTTCCAAGTTCTTTTAAATCAGCTTTAATACCTGCACTATTAACATAATACACAATACACCCAAAACTAAAAACACTAATTTTTAACTCTATAGTTTTACAATTATGACTCAAGTAAAGCAACCTTTTCTCAATGTTAATCTTGCTCATAAACATACACTTTTAACACCCCCTCTCAAGATAAACATTGAGAATGAATTACTCAATTTTAAACGGATCATATAATCCCAATTCAGAACataagaaatcatgttgttttgaAGACAAagctttagtaaaaatatcagctcTTTGAAGTTCtgaatttattttaacaatttttAAAATTCCTTTTGACACTCTATCTCGAACAAAATGAACATCAACTTCAAAATGCTTAGTTTTTTCATGAAACACAGGATTAAGAGCCAGTTTAATAGCAgaatcattatcacaaaaaacattTACTGGAAACAAATTTTTAACTCCCAAATCATAATAAAGTTTTATAATCCACATAATTTCACAAGTAACTGAAGCCAAAGCCCTATATTCAGATTCTGTAGAGGACCTGGAAACAATATCTTGTTTTTTACTTTTCCAAGAAATTAATGAATCTCCAAAATACACACAATAACCAGTAACAGATCTCCTGGATGTAATACATTTAGCCCAATCAGCATCCACATATGCACACAAACTAGacttttgattttttaaaaaactaataCCTCTACCCGGATTTTGTTTCAGATATCTTAACACACGCATAGCAATATCCAaatgagattttcttggagaaTACATAAATTAACTGAGAGTTTGAACAGTAAAGGAAATACCAGGTCTAGTTATGGTTAAATAAATCAACTTGCCTATAAGTTTTTGATATTCTGTTATATTACTCAGTAAAAAATCCTTTTCATCAACTCCTTTTCCAGATATATTAAAATTCAAATCTAAAGGAGTTTTAACTGGTTTACAAGCTAATTTCCCAAATTCATGAATTAATTCCAAACAATATTTACGTTGAGATAGACAAATTCCATTATCTTTATCAAACACCTCAATTCCTAAAAAGAACTTTAACTTCCCTAAgtctttaattaaatatttagacTTTAAAAAATCTTTTACTTTAGTAATTTCAAGCTCACAATTTCCTGTTataacaatatcatcaacatatacaaGTAAAATAACAACAGTATCACCTGTATTtttaacaaataatgagtaatcatttATGCTTTGaacaaaaccaaattcaaacaAAGAAGAACACAGCTTTTCATTCCATTTCCTAGGCGCCTGCttcaaaccatataatgattttAACAATTTACAAACACGTGTATCACCAGGAGTATGATACCTTTGAGGAAGAGTCGTATAAACATCCTCATCAAGATTACCATAAAGAAAAGCATTATTAACATCAAGTTGAAACAATTTCCAAGAATAATTGATAGCTAAAGAAACAACAACCCTAACAGTAACCATTTTAGCTACAAGAGAAAAAGTCTCCTCGTAATCTATACCTTCCTTTTGACTATATCCTTTAGCTACAAGTCTAGCTTTATATCTTTCTACTTCACCATTagatttgtatttaattttatacACCCACTTACACCCAATGGGTTTACGATTAGTGGGTAAACTTGTAATTTCCCATGTTTTATTTCGATATAAAGCTTCCATTTCCTCATTCATTGTAGTTATCCAATTTGAATCAGTAGAAGCTTCAAAAAAATTCTTAGGTTCAActgttttatttaaatttgaaacaaaacaaaaattttcagGACTCAATCTTGCATAATTTATAGTTTTTTCAATACCATATTTGTATTTTCCCTCAACAACATAATCACTAAATCTAAGTGGCATCCTGGACTCTCTATTAGACCTTCTAACAGAACTACTACTAGATGGTTCAGAACTTTCAAAAACATTTCCCTCAGAAATATCAGAAATACCTGAACCAACCTCCTGAGACTGAGACACTTGTGCCATGCCATCCTGGCTACTATCACTAGCAACCTCAGGAGAAAAAGCTGCACTAGCACCATCAGTCTGGTGGCTAATCTCAGGAGTTTCAGACATAGGAACTTCATCCATATAGGATGATTGAACAATTTCATCATAGGGACTAGAAGGCAAAGGGTCATTAACAAAAAAATCATTAAAGAatgaaaacaaattttcattaatTAAATCCTTCTTCATTTTATACGGAAACACATCCTCATAAAACACTACATCCCTGGAAAAGAAAACAGAAGAATTATCAAGATTATACAGCTTATAGCCTTTCTTTTCATTAGAATAaccaataaaaatacatttttcagATCTTTCAACAAACTTATCTGAAATATTTTGCTTAACAGAAAAACATAAACATCCAAAAACTCTCAAATTCTCAAACTTAGGTAAACACTTATAAATCATTTCAAAAGGAGACTTCCTTTTTAAGACTGAAGTAGGAAGCCTATTTATTAAAAACACAGCAGTCAAAATTGACTCACCCCAAAAATTAAGAGGTAGACCAGATTGAAATAATAGAGACCTGGCTACATTTAAGAGATGTCTATGCTTCCTCTCCAcaacaccattctgttgtggagtataagtACAAGTAGTTTGAtgtaaaataccatttttatcAAAGAAATCTTTAAACTGTGAATTAACAAACTCAGTACCATTATCAGATCTAAAAACCTTAAGACTTGaattaaaatgatttttcaaaaaattataaaacacaGAAAACCAATAAAAAACTTCAGATTTAGATTTTAACAAATATACCCAAACACCTCTGGTGAAGTCATC containing:
- the LOC111905708 gene encoding 60S ribosomal protein L35a-3, with the protein product MVKGRQGERVRLYTRGTILGYKRSKSNQYPNTSLVQIEGVNTKEEVGWYQGKRMAYVYKAKVKKNGSHYRCIWGKVTRPHGNTGIVRAKFTSNLPPKSMGSRVRVFMYPSNI